In the Setaria italica strain Yugu1 chromosome VI, Setaria_italica_v2.0, whole genome shotgun sequence genome, one interval contains:
- the LOC101764104 gene encoding uncharacterized protein LOC101764104, whose amino-acid sequence MDQQTKVVTCTAAAYMLLSMMAMVIIESRKRKQHARREGITYGPIDERDRMRLEYLNNKIWKDDTVCVNMLRLNRAKFFRFCNLFRDRGLLEDTIHCCVEQQVAMFLNTVGHNLRNRVVGTNFDRSGETVSRYFNRVLRAVGELRGELIRPPSLETPTKIQGNHRWDPYFKDCIGAIDGTHVRASVPKDMELAFRGRKSYASQNVMAAVDFDLRFTYVLAGWEGTAHDALVLRDALERENGLRVPQGKFYLVDAGYGAKPGFLPPFRGVRYHLNEWGNNPVQNEKELFNLRHSSLRITVERAFGCLKRRFKILDDATPFFPFPTQVDIVVACCIIHNWVIQDGIDEFFIEDNNFSSYNHATTYSGQAHEHTEMGLGRGTGVAAWTAPMSNFMLKNLANVVASGVKTGKGFKKVYFNACARAVNEKFNTTLNGEQIKNHLKTWQRKWAKITRLKSLSASGFDEENYIITLDEEHYNGHVHDHKADAEYLNKPLENYAEMETIFGKDMATGKFAKDSSAPLGTEDGDTEDGAANGTEEDPSSAFEEGATSNARPNKRAKIVESAEEGLIGAFNRVGDKLAMAITQVAKSNNELPEDLFDKVNSLSVSGFNDLQISTYYAHLVANPLIGKAFYGLPFQHQLHWMAMFVSERFPGQ is encoded by the exons ATGGATCAACAAACCAAGGTTGTTACTTGTACTGCTGCTGCATATATGTTGTTGTCAATGATGGCCATGGTTATTATTGAGTCTAGAAAACGTAAGCAACATGCAAGGAGAGAAGGTATTACTTATGGACCTATCGATGAAAGGGATAGGATGAGACTTGAGTACTTAAACaacaaaatttggaaggatGATACAGTTTGTGTGAACATGCTAAGACTAAATAGAGCCAAGTTCTTtcggttttgcaacctattcagGGATCGTGGTTTGCTTGAAGATACCATCCATTGTTGTGTTGAGCAGCAAGTGGCAATGTTTCTAAATACCGTGGGGCACAACCTTAGGAACAGAGTAGTTGGGACTAATTTTGATAGATCCGGAGAAACAGTCAGTCGTTATTTTAACAGGGTTCTTCGTGCTGTTGGTGAGCTACGAGGGGAATTAATTAGGCCTCCATCATTGGAAACTCCTACTAAAATACAAGGGAACCATAGATGGGATCCTTACTTTAAGGATTGTATTGGAGCCATCGATGGTACACATGTAAGAGCCTCTGTTCCTAAAGATATGGAGTTAGCCTTTCGTGGTAGGAAGTCATATGCCTCTCAAAATGTAATGGCTGCCGTAGATTTTGATCTCCGGTTCACCTATGTATTGGCTGGTTGGGAGGGGACAGCACATGATGCACTAGTGTTAAGAGATGCTTTGGAGCGTGAGAATGGACTTCGAGTGCCACAAG GAAAATTCTACCTAGTTGATGCCGGATATGGAGCAAAACCAGGATTCTTGCCCCCTTTTCGTGGTGTTCGTTatcacttgaatgagtggggaAATAATCCTGTCCAAAATGAGAAGGAGCTATTCAACCTTAGGCACTCATCTCTTCGTATCACAGTAGAGCGTGCATTTGGGTGTCTAAAGAGAAGATTCAAAATTCTCGATGATGCcactcctttctttcctttcccaaCTCAAGTAGACATTGTTGTTGCTTGCTGCATCATTCACAATTGGGTTATACAAGATGGAATTGATGAGTTCTTCATAGAAGACAATAATTTTTCAAGTTATAACCATGCTACAACATACAGTGGACAAGCACATGAGCATACCGAGATG GGACTTGGGAGAGGTACTGGTGTGGCTGCCTGGACAGCGCCAATGTCCAATTTCATGCTGAAAAATCTTGCCAATGTCGTTGCCAGTGGTGTTAAAACAGGAAAGGGCTTCAAAAAGGTCTATTTCAATGCATGTGCTAGAGCTGTCAATGAAAAATTCAACACTACGCTCAATGGTGAGCAGATTAAGAACCATCTGAAGACATGGCAAAGAAAGTGGGCAAAGATAACACGACTCAAGAGCTTGAGTGCATCTGGATTCGATGAAGAGAACTACATCATCACCCTTGATGAGGAGCACTACAATGGCCATGTGCAC GATCACAAGGCTGATGCCGAGTATTTAAACAAGCCTCTTGAGAACTATGCTGAGATGGAAACAATCTTTGGGAAGGATATGGCTACTGGCAAGTTTGCAAAGGATTCAAGTGCTCCTCTTGGTACAGAAGATGGTGATACTGAAGATGGGGCTGCAAATGGTACAGAAGAGGATCCTAGTAGTGCTTTTGAGGAAGGGGCAACATCTAATGCAAGACCTAACAAGAGGGCCAAGATTGTTGAAAGTGCAGAGGAGGGGTTGATTGGTGCGTTCAACAGAGTTGGTGACAAGCTTGCCATGGCTATAACGCAGGTTGCTAAATCTAATAATGAGCTGCCAGAAGATCTCTTTGACAAAGTGAATagcctttcagtttcaggctttAATGATCTTCAGATATCCACATACTATGCGCATCTGGTGGCCAATCCTCTCATTGGTAAAGCTTTCTATGGCTTGCCATTTCAGCACCAGTTACATTGGATGGCTATGTTTGTTAGTGAGAGGTTCCCTGGACAGTAG